One Setaria viridis chromosome 3, Setaria_viridis_v4.0, whole genome shotgun sequence DNA window includes the following coding sequences:
- the LOC117849973 gene encoding pentatricopeptide repeat-containing protein At4g14050, mitochondrial, with protein MVFPIKWSTPPMAHRQHLRRFLSSAAARAAAPIPARRVPRPSGTSAQSARIRELGRLGRLSEAREVFDAMPFRDIIAWNSMISAYCNNGMPDAARSLADAISGGNLRTGTILLSGYGRAGRVRDARRVFDEMPVRNTVAWNAMVTCYVQNGDVTLARRLFDAMPCRDVSSWNAMLTGYCHSRQMVDARNLFEQMPERNTVSWTVMISGYVLIEQHGKAWDMFRMMHYEGMSPEQPNLVSVLSAISHLGNLNILESIHVLVHKAGFERDVVIGTAMLNAYTRGVSMLDTAVKFFEGMAERNEYTWSTMISALSQGGRIDDAVTVYQRDPLKSVPSRTAMLTGLAQCGKINDARVLFDQIPEPNTVSWNAMITGYMQNEMVDEAEELFNRMPFRNTISWAGMVAGYAQNGRSEQALVLLQALHRNGMLPSLSSLTSSFFACSNIEALETGKQVHSLAVKAGCQFNSYVCNALITMYAKCKNIGFVRQIFDRMTVKDTVSYNSFITALVQNDMLEEARDTFDNMPIRDVVSWTTIISAYAQADQGNDAIEIFRSMLQEHELPNSPILTILLGVGGNLGASKLGQQIHTLAVKLGMDSGLIVANALISMYFKCGSADSLKVFDSMEERDIFTWNTVITGYAQHGLGREAIRIYQQMESAGVLPNEVTFVGLLHACSHSGLVDVGRQFFKSMSCDYGLTPLLEHYACMVDLLGRAGDVQGAEQFIYDMPIEPDAVIWSALLGACKIHKNVHIGRRAAEKLFSIEPSNAGNYVMLSNIYSSQGMWDEVAKVRKLMKEQGVNKEPGCSWMQIKNRMHSFVTGDEEHEQIQDIYATLQELYTLLKATGYVPDTEFVLHDIDEEQKESSLLYHSEKLAVAYGLLVTPKGMPIQIMKNLRICGDCHSFIKFVSHVTKREIDIRDGNRFHHFRNGNCSCGDFW; from the coding sequence ATGGTGTTTCCGATCAAATGGAGCACGCCACCGATGGCTCACCGTCAGCACCTCCGTCGCTTCCtctcatccgccgccgcccgagccgccgccccGATCCCCGCGCGGCGCGTCCCGCGGCCGTCCGGCACCTCCGCGCAAAGCGCCCGTATCCGGGAGCTCGGCCGCCTCGGCCGCTTGAGCGAGGCCAGGGAGGTGTTCGACGCGATGCCCTTCCGCGACATCATCGCCTGGAACTCCATGATCTCCGCCTACTGCAACAACGGGATGCCCGACGCCGCGAGGTCGCTCGCCGACGCGATATCCGGCGGGAACCTGCGCACGGGCACCATTCTCTTGTCGGGCTACGGGCGCGCCGGGCGCGTGCGCGACGCTCGCAgggtgttcgatgaaatgcccGTGCGGAACACCGTGGCGTGGAATGCCATGGTCACCTGCTATGTCCAGAATGGGGACGTCACCCTTGCGCGAAGGCTGTTCGATGCAATGCCGTGCAGGGATGTCTCGTCGTGGAATGCAATGCTTACTGGGTACTGCCATAGCCGGCAGATGGTGGATGCAAGGAATCTGTTTGAACAAATGCCAGAACGCAACACAGTTTCTTGGACAGTGATGATTTCTGGGTATGTTCTGATTGAGCAGCATGGTAAGGCTTGGGACATGTTTCGCATGATGCACTATGAAGGAATGTCACCAGAGCAACCAAACCTAGTCTCTGTGCTTTCAGCTATAAGTCACCTTGGTAATCTCAACATACTAGAGAGTATCCACGTTCTTGTCCATAAGGCTGGCTTTGAGAGGGATGTGGTAATAGGCACTGCCATGCTTAATGCATACACTAGGGGTGTGAGTATGCTTGACACTGCAGTCAAATTCTTTGAAGGAATGGCAGAGAGGAATGAGTACACATGGTCAACCATGATCTCTGCACTATCTCAAGGTGGACGGATAGATGATGCTGTTACTGTCTATCAAAGGGACCCTCTAAAGTCTGTTCCTAGTCGGACTGCAATGCTCACAGGGCTTGCTCAGTGTGGAAAGATTAATGATGCAAGGGTTTTATTTGATCAGATTCCTGAGCCTAATACTGTATCCTGGAATGCCATGATTACTGGGTACATGCAGAATGAAATGGTTGATGAGGCAGAAGAGCTTTTCAACAGGATGCCTTTTAGAAATACAATATCTTGGGCTGGGATGGTTGCAGGGTATGCACAGAACGGGAGGAGTGAACAAGCTTTGGTTTTGCTACAGGCGCTCCACCGGAACGGGATGTTACCTAGCCTGTCTAGTTTGACTAGTAGCTTCTTTGCTTGTTCGAATATTGAAGCTCTTGAGACAGGAAAGCAGGTGCATTCGCTTGCAGTAAAGGCTGGTTGTCAGTTCAATAGCTATGTATGTAATGCACTGATTACTATGTACGCCAAGTGCAAAAACATAGGTTTTGTGAGACAAATCTTTGATCGCATGACAGTTAAAGATACAGTGTCATATAACTCTTTTATTACTGCACTTGTACAGAATGATATGTTGGAAGAAGCAAGAGATACATTTGACAATATGCCCATTCGAGATGTTGTTTCTTGGACTACTATAATATCTGCATACGCACAAGCTGACCAGGGGAATGACGCAATAGAGATTTTCAGAAGTATGCTTCAGGAGCATGAGTTACCCAATTCACCAATATTAACGATACTTCTTGGTGTTGGGGGAAATCTTGGTGCTTCCAAACTTGGACAGCAGATTCACACCCTTGCTGTCAAGCTAGGTATGGATTCAGGACTTATAGTGGCTAATGCTCTCATCTCGATGTATTTCAAGTGTGGTTCTGCAGATTCCCTTAAGGTTTTTGATTCAATGGAGGAAAGAGACATTTTTACATGGAATACCGTTATTACAGGCTATGCTCAACATGGCCTTGGAAGAGAAGCCATCAGGATATATCAACAAATGGAATCTGCAGGAGTGTTGCCAAATGAGGTCACTTTTGTGGGGCTTTTACATGCGTGTAGCCATTCTGGTTTGGTAGATGTAGGGCGTCAGTTTTTCAAATCCATGAGCTGTGATTATGGATTAACTCCTCTGCTGGAGCACTATGCTTGCATGGTGGACCTTCTTGGGCGAGCTGGTGATGTGCAAGGAGCTGAACAGTTTATTTATGATATGCCTATTGAGCCAGATGCGGTGATCTGGAGTGCTCTTCTTGGGGCATGCAAGATTCACAAGAACGTACATATTGGTAGAAGAGCAGCTGAGAAACTTTTCTCTATTGAGCCATCAAATGCTGGCAATTATGTTATGTTGTCAAATATATACTCCTCCCAAGGGATGTGGGATGAAGTTGCGAAGGTACGAAAACTTATGAAAGAACAAGGTGTGAACAAGGAACCTGGTTGTAGCTGGATGCAGATAAAGAACAGAATGCACTCATTTGTCACTGGAGATGAGGAACATGAGCAAATTCAAGATATATATGCTACCCTTCAGGAGTTGTATACTTTGTTAAAAGCTACAGGATATGTGCCTGACACGGAATTTGTTCTCCATGACATAGATGAAGAGCAGAAGGAGAGCTCACTTCTGTACCATAGTGAGAAGCTTGCTGTTGCTTATGGCCTTCTTGTTACACCCAAGGGCATGCCCATTCAGATAATGAAGAACCTCAGAATATGTGGTGACTGTCACAGTTTCATCAAATTTGTTTCCCATGTCACCAAGAGAGAAATTGACATTAGAGATGGGAATCGATTCCATCATTTTAGGAATGGAAATTGTTCATGTGGTGATTTTTGGTGA
- the LOC117849047 gene encoding putative F-box/LRR-repeat protein At3g58880 — MMQPPSLPSGCDGNSDGDLDRISKLPDEIKGLILFLLPLKEAGRTTTLSKGWKGVFASSPISLDDEHVTRRRVGRPRHEAILHPERVDVISQILEKHKGPIPRVRLAKTHFHGHGDHGSGIDTDAFVGRGVEELIVHSTDPIQFFPAPPLRSIVVVRCDWFPPEQPLPAVFGSIKELSLCAVNFSAAGVHALLEQCFKLESFLLSSYYKDEKDRLIDVEGTEDYGCTLQIRSRSLRSLCVEVLGLKGVVIVDAPNLERLLGEVSIDTSYCKVTLVHAPKLEILGFLTMDLPRTRRSIAGNIMMLGMILEPSCPIRSVKILGLCLNLCNPAQVELMLQVLNYFPCVETLNIKIYTDPSIRHTLYSEAPYANLLELAGRVACLRDSVKTIVLSDLWVHTHTFGLQFANMLLESAKKLQLMKIFHVPVDKRKQARSTRHKLGLKSNPSIKAQVVFPRDYISYRQVSDVLMDTSSLALPDPMFCQRKFQSSNFIRILWNSYLNPVNKDYYSDALVG; from the exons ATGATGCAGCCTCCATCTTTGCCAAGCGGCTGCGACGGCAATAGCGACGGTGATCTCGACCGCATCAGCAAGCTCCCAGACGAAATCAAAGGTTTGATCCTCTTTCTCCTACCGCTGAAGGAGGCGGGCCGCACCACCACGCTGTCCAAGGGCTGGAAAGGCGTGTTCGCGAGCTCCCCCATCTCGCTGGACGACGAACATGTTACCCGGCGCAGGGTGGGACGCCCGCGCCACGAAGCCATCCTCCACCCCGAGCGCGTGGACGTGATCTCCCAGATCCTAGAGAAGCACAAGGGGCCAATCCCGCGCGTCCGCCTAGCCAAGACCCACTTCCACGGCCACGGCGACCACGGGTCCGGCATCGACACCGACGCCTTCGTCGGGCGGGGCGTGGAGGAGCTCATCGTCCACTCCACCGACCCCATCCAGTTCTTCCCTGCCCCGCCGCTCCGCTCCATTGTAGTGGTCAGGTGCGACTGGTTCCCCCCGGAGCAGCCACTACCAGCCGTCTTCGGCAGCATCAAGGAGCTCTCCCTCTGCGCCGTCAATTTCTCGGCGGCCGGCGTGCACGCTCTGCTGGAGCAATGCTTCAAGCTCGAGAGCTTTCTGCTCTCCTCGTACTACAAGGACGAAAAGGACAGGCTCATCGACGTAGAAGGTACTGAAGACTACGGCTGCACCTTGCAGATCCGGTCACGGAGCCTCCGCAGCCTTTGTGTGGAGGTTCTCGGGCTGAAGGGGGTCGTCATCGTGGATGCACCCAACCTGGAGCGCCTACTCGGAGAGGTCTCCATTGACACGAGCTACTGCAAGGTGACCCTCGTCCACGCGCCGAAGTTGGAGATCCTTGGCTTCCTGACCATGGACCTTCCTCGGACTCGACGATCGATCGCGGGAAACATTATG ATGCTGGGCATGATTCTGGAGCCGTCATGCCCAATCCGCAGTGTCAAGATCCTTGGACTGTGCTTGAACTTGTGTAATCCTGCTCAAGTGGAGCTTATGCTGCAGGTGCTTAACTATTTCCCTTGCGTAGAAACACTTAACATCAAG ATCTACACCGACCCTTCCATCAGACACACATTGTATTCTGAAGCTCCCTACGCCAATCTCCTAGAATTGGCTGGACGTGTTGCTTGTCTGAGAGACAGCGTTAAAACCATCGTCCTGAGCGACTTGTGGGTGCATACGCATACCTTCGGCCTGCAATTCGCCAATATGCTACTGGAGAGTGCCAAGAAGCTTCAGCTCATGAAGATTTTCCATGTCCCTGTCGACAAGAGGAAGCAGGCTAGATCGACCAGGCACAAGTTGGGCCTGAAGAGCAATCCTTCCATAAAGGCTCAGGTTGTTTTCCCCAGGGACTACATTTCATACCGTCAAGTCAGCGATGTCCTGATGGATACTTCAAGCCTCGCATTGCCTGATCCTATGTTCTGCCAAAGGAAATTCCAAAGCAGCAACTTTATCAGGATTCTATGGAATTCCTACTTGAATCCTGTGAACAAGGACTACTATAGTGATGCTCTGGTAGGTTGA
- the LOC117850198 gene encoding putative leucine-rich repeat receptor-like protein kinase At2g19210, which translates to MERSTPRAMAPAAARSRLLLLYLAVAATAGVLQARAQPDSIGFISIDCGLPGTASYVDDTTKLAYVPDAAFVDTGSNQNISAEYITPTLAKRYHNVRSFPDGVRNCYTLRSIVAGLKYLLRATFKYGNYDKLGRPPIFDLYIGVNFWTMVNITDADSPVPLEAIVLVPDDFVQVCLVNTGSGTPFISGLDLRPLKTTLYPQVNATQGLVLYNRLNFGPTNSTAIIRYPDDPHDRVWIPWVNTAIWNSVSTTLRVEDLEDGDIFEVPTKVMQTAITPRNVSQNIEFSWDPDPQPKDPTPGYVANMHFSELQRLPANAGRQFYINLNGKPWYPKAYKPIYLISDAIYNHNPARGFPHYNISINSTANSTLPPMINAVEVFSVISTTNVGTDSQDVSAITAIRAKYGVKKNWMGDPCVPKTLAWDGLACSYAISSAPRITSVNLSFSGLDGDISSSFANLKAVQYMDLSHNNLAGSVPDSLSQLSSLTFLDLTGNKLSGSIPSGLLKRIQDGSLNLRYGDNPNLCTNGNSCQTTKRKTKLAIYIAVPVVLVVVTVSVVVLLLCFCRRKKQGSTSNSVKPQNETPMSHAPAGGGSYPQSTLQLENRRFTYKELEMITNNFQRVLGRGGFGYVYDGFLEDGTQVAVKLRSDSSNQGVKEFLAEAQTLTRIHHKNLVSMIGYCKDGDYMALVYEYMSEGTLQEHISGNGRNTGFLSWRQRLKIALESAQGLEYLHKGCNPPLIHRDVKAANILLNAKLEAKIADFGLTKAYHDNDTHVSTNTLVGTLGYVDPEYHTTMQPTTKSDVYSFGVVLLELVTGRPAILRDPEPTTIIQWARQRLARGNIEGVADPRMRGDHDVNSVWKAADIALKCTAQSSAQRPTMADVVAQLQECLELEEARAGGGGDANGGYDYTGSSSDPYSGYNAHAADGQFTDDVSQTSTGFEVEHHFGRVPTMPTGPAAR; encoded by the exons ATGGAGCGATCCACGCCGAGAGCAATGGCACCAGCAGCGGCAAGGTCGCGGCTGCTGCTTCTctacctcgccgtcgccgccaccgccggcgtccTCCAAGCTCGTGCGCAGCCTGACAGCATCG GTTTCATCAGCATCGACTGTGGCCTGCCGGGGACGGCGAGCTACGTGGACGACACCACCAAGCTGGCGTACGtcccggacgccgccttcgTCGACACCGGCTCGAACCAGAACATCTCGGCCGAGTACATCACGCCGACGCTCGCCAAGCGCTACCACAACGTGCGCAGCTTCCCCGACGGCGTGCGCAACTGCTACACGCTCCGCTCCATCGTGGCGGGGCTCAAGTACCTCCTCCGCGCCACCTTCAAGTACGGAAACTACGACAAGCTCGGCCGGCCGCCCATCTTCGACCTCTACATCGGCGTCAACTTCTGGACCATGGTGAACATCACGGACGCCGACAGCCCTGTGCCCCTCGAGGCCATTGTCCTCGTGCCGGACGATTTCGTGCAGGTCTGCCTGGTGAACACCGGCTCAGGGACGCCGTTCATCTCCGGGCTGGACCTGAGGCCGCTCAAGACCACGCTCTACCCGCAGGTGAACGCGACGCAGGGCCTCGTCCTCTACAACAGGTTGAACTTCGGCCCGACCAATAGCACGGCAATCATCAG GTACCCTGATGATCCACACGACCGTGTTTGGATACCTTGGGTCAACACCGCCATCTGGAACTCTGTGTCGACGACACTGAGGGTGGAGGACCTAGAAGACGGCGACATTTTCGAGGTGCCGACCAAGGTGATGCAGACGGCGATCACGCCGCGGAACGTGTCCCAGAACATCGAGTTCTCCTGGGACCCGGACCCGCAGCCCAAGGATCCGACGCCGGGCTACGTCGCCAACATGCACTTCTCCGAGCTGCAGCGCCTGCCCGCCAACGCCGGGCGCCAGTTCTACATCAACCTCAATGGCAAGCCGTGGTACCCAAAGGCCTACAAGCCAATATACCTCATCTCCGATGCCATCTACAACCACAACCCCGCCCGGGGCTTCCCCCACTACAacatctccatcaactccaccGCCAACTCCACGTTGCCGCCGATGATCAACGCCGTCGAGGTCTTCTCTGTCATCTCCACCACCAACGTTGGCACGGACTCCCAAGACG TATCTGCCATCACGGCGATCAGGGCCAAGTATGGGGTGAAGAAGAACTGGATGGGTGACCCGTGCGTACCCAAGACTCTCGCGTGGGATGGGTTGGCATGCAGCTATGCCATTTCCAGTGCTCCAAGGATCACCAGCGT AAACCTGTCCTTCAGCGGCTTGGACGGTGATATATCGTCTTCTTTCGCAAATCTTAAGGCCGTCCAATACAT GGATCTGTCACACAACAACTTGGCAGGCTCAGTTCCTGACTCCCTTTCACAATTATCTTCACTGACATTTCT AGATTTGACAGGCAACAAGCTCAGTGGATCAATTCCCTCGGGACTTCTCAAAAGAATTCAAGACGGCTCCCTAAATCTAAG ATATGGCGATAATCCAAACCTCTGCACCAATGGCAACTCATGTCAGACGACAAAAAGGAAGACCAAGCTTGCCATCTACATTGCTGTTCCTGTAGTTCTGGTTGTGGTGACAGTATCAGTGGTAGTGCTGCTCCTCTGCTTCTGTAGACGTAAAAAGCAAG GATCCACAAGCAACTCTGTGAAGCCTCAGAATGAGACGCCGATGAGCCACGCGCCAGCAGGTGGCGGCTCATACCCGCAGAGCACGTTGCAGCTTGAGAACCGCCGCTTCACGTACAAGGAGCTGGAGATGATCACGAACAACTTCCAGCGCGTGCTCGGCCGGGGAGGCTTCGGCTACGTCTACGACGGCTTCTTGGAGGATGGCACGCAGGTGGCTGTGAAGCTGCGGTCAGATTCTTCCAACCAGGGCGTCAAGGAGTTCCTCGCTGAG GCCCAGACCTTGACAAGGATTCATCACAAGAATCTGGTTTCGATGATCGGTTACTGCAAGGACGGGGACTACATGGCACTTGTCTACGAGTACATGTCCGAAGGAACCCTGCAAGAGCACATTTCAG GAAATGGCCGCAACACTGGGTTCTTAAGCTGGAGACAGAGGCTCAAGATTGCACTGGAGTCAGCCCAAG GGCTGGAGTATCTACACAAGGGGTGCAACCCGCCTCTCATTCACAGGGATGTGAAGGCGGCCAACATCCTACTGAATGCAAAACTGGAGGCCAAGATCGCCGATTTTGGCTTGACAAAGGCTTATCATGACAACGATACCCATGTATCTACAAACACACTTGTTGGTACACTCGGATACGTTGATCCAGA GTACCATACGACGATGCAGCCAACGACCAAaagcgacgtgtacagcttcggcgtcgtgCTGCTGGAGCTGGTCACGGGGAGGCCGGCCATCCTGCGGGACCCGGAGCCGACGACCATCATCCAGTGGGCGCGGCAGCGCCTCGCGCGGGGCAACATCGAGGGCGTCGCGGACCCACGGATGCGCGGCGACCACGACGTCAACAGCGTGTGGAAGGCCGCGGACATCGCTCTCAAGTGCACCGCGCAGTCGTCGGCGCAGCGGCCCACCATGGCCGACGTCGTGGCGCAGCTGCAGGAGTGCCTCGAGCTCGAGGAGGCTcgcgccggtggtggtggtgacgcGAACGGCGGCTACGACTacaccggcagcagcagcgacccCTACTCGGGTTACAATGCGCACGCCGCTGATGGCCAGTTCACCGACGACGTGAGCCAGACCAGCACCGGGTTTGAGGTGGAGCACCACTTTGGAAGGGTGCCAACAATGCCGACGGGTCCTGCTGCACGTTGA